In Microbacterium foliorum, the following proteins share a genomic window:
- the atpD gene encoding F0F1 ATP synthase subunit beta: MTPTATADQPATAVVGRVARVNGPVVDIEFPHDSIPDIYNALKTTIVIGDSSVEITLEVAQHLGDDLVRAIALKPTDGIVRGQEVRDTGEAISVPVGDVTKGKVFNVIGEVLNLEPGETIEVTERWPIHRKAPNFDQLESKTTMFETGIKSIDLLTPYVLGGKIGLFGGAGVGKTVLIQEMIQRVAQDHGGVSVFAGVGERTREGNDLIHEMEEAGVFDKTALVFGQMDEPPGTRLRVALSALTMAEYFRDVQKQDVLLFIDNIFRFTQAGSEVSTLLGRMPSAVGYQPNLADEMGVLQERITSTRGHSITSLQAIYVPADDYTDPAPATTFAHLDATTELSREIASKGLYPAIDPLTSTSRIMDPRYLGEDHYRVATTVKQILQKNKELQEIIAILGVDELSEEDKIVVSRARRIQQFLSQNTYMAKKFTGVEGSTVPLKETIESFDAITRGDFDHVAEQAFFNVGGISDVEEQWAKIQKENG; encoded by the coding sequence ATGACCCCCACCGCTACGGCTGACCAGCCGGCGACCGCGGTCGTCGGGCGCGTCGCACGCGTCAACGGTCCGGTTGTCGACATCGAGTTCCCGCACGACTCGATCCCCGACATCTACAACGCACTCAAGACCACGATCGTGATCGGCGACTCTTCGGTCGAGATCACCCTCGAGGTCGCTCAGCACCTCGGCGACGACCTCGTGCGCGCCATCGCTCTGAAGCCGACCGACGGTATCGTCCGTGGCCAGGAAGTGCGCGACACCGGCGAGGCCATCTCGGTCCCCGTCGGCGACGTCACCAAGGGCAAGGTCTTCAACGTCATCGGCGAGGTCCTGAACCTCGAGCCCGGTGAGACGATCGAGGTCACCGAGCGCTGGCCGATCCACCGCAAGGCTCCGAACTTCGACCAGCTCGAGTCGAAGACGACCATGTTCGAGACCGGCATCAAGTCGATCGACCTTCTGACCCCCTACGTGCTGGGCGGAAAGATCGGTCTGTTCGGTGGAGCCGGTGTCGGCAAGACCGTCCTCATCCAGGAGATGATCCAGCGCGTCGCGCAGGACCACGGTGGAGTCTCGGTGTTCGCCGGTGTCGGCGAGCGTACCCGTGAGGGCAACGACCTGATCCACGAGATGGAAGAGGCGGGTGTCTTCGACAAGACCGCCCTCGTCTTCGGCCAGATGGATGAGCCGCCGGGAACGCGTCTGCGCGTCGCCCTCTCGGCTCTGACGATGGCGGAGTACTTCCGCGACGTGCAGAAGCAGGACGTGCTGCTCTTCATCGACAACATCTTCCGCTTCACGCAGGCCGGTTCCGAGGTCTCCACGCTGCTCGGCCGCATGCCCTCCGCCGTGGGCTACCAGCCGAACCTCGCCGACGAGATGGGTGTGCTCCAGGAGCGCATCACGTCGACCCGTGGCCACTCGATCACCTCGCTGCAGGCGATCTACGTCCCGGCCGATGACTACACCGACCCGGCTCCGGCGACGACGTTCGCCCACCTCGACGCCACCACGGAGCTCTCGCGTGAGATCGCGTCGAAGGGTCTGTACCCGGCCATCGACCCGCTGACCTCGACGTCGCGAATCATGGACCCCCGCTACTTGGGCGAGGACCACTACCGCGTCGCCACCACGGTCAAGCAGATCCTCCAGAAGAACAAGGAACTGCAGGAGATCATCGCGATCCTCGGTGTCGACGAGCTCTCCGAAGAGGACAAGATCGTCGTGTCGCGTGCACGCCGCATCCAGCAGTTCCTCTCGCAGAACACCTACATGGCCAAGAAGTTCACGGGTGTCGAGGGTTCGACCGTCCCGCTCAAGGAGACCATCGAGTCCTTCGATGCGATCACCCGCGGTGACTTCGACCACGTGGCCGAGCAGGCCTTCTTCAACGTCGGTGGCATCTCCGACGTCGAAGAGCAGTGGGCGAAGATCCAGAAGGAGAACGGCTGA
- a CDS encoding YaaA family protein, translated as MKILLPPSETKRPEGNGAPLDVSALALPCLGAKRHEVIDALIDLAGDEEHARKVLKLSPKQAGDVVHNRMLRSAPTMPAVDRYTGVLYDALDASSLAPASRRWLGANVWIHSAPLGPIGALDPIPPYRLAAGTSLPGLPALRRHWADATTEAIAEEDTDFVLDLRSEAYVALGPVPGTVASCYVRVVTEHGRALNHFNKKSKGLLVRALAEDRPRVRSLRTLRTWADGRGLVLRSSDESGVEELVVAE; from the coding sequence ATGAAGATTCTCCTGCCCCCGTCAGAGACGAAGCGACCTGAAGGGAACGGTGCGCCTCTCGACGTGAGCGCCCTCGCGCTTCCGTGCCTCGGCGCGAAGCGTCACGAGGTGATCGACGCTCTCATCGATCTGGCAGGAGACGAAGAGCACGCGCGGAAGGTGCTGAAGCTCAGCCCGAAGCAGGCCGGCGACGTGGTTCACAATCGGATGCTGCGCTCGGCGCCGACCATGCCGGCGGTGGATCGCTACACGGGCGTCCTGTACGACGCGCTCGATGCGAGCAGTCTCGCCCCGGCATCCCGTCGCTGGCTCGGCGCGAACGTCTGGATTCACTCGGCCCCGCTCGGCCCGATCGGGGCGCTCGACCCCATCCCGCCGTATCGGCTGGCTGCGGGCACCTCGCTGCCTGGTCTGCCTGCGCTGCGGCGACACTGGGCCGACGCGACCACCGAGGCGATAGCGGAGGAGGACACGGACTTCGTCCTCGACCTGCGGAGCGAAGCGTATGTCGCGCTCGGCCCCGTGCCTGGCACCGTGGCCTCGTGCTACGTGCGGGTCGTCACGGAACACGGTCGTGCTCTCAACCACTTCAACAAGAAGTCCAAGGGGCTGCTCGTGCGGGCTCTGGCGGAGGATCGCCCGCGGGTTCGATCGCTTCGGACGCTCCGGACATGGGCCGATGGCAGAGGACTCGTTCTCCGGAGCAGCGACGAGTCAGGTGTCGAAGAGCTCGTCGTCGCGGAATGA
- a CDS encoding large exoprotein produces the protein MYNDYYDNGAAIAGLFVVFLIGLLFALAFYVISSIFLMKIFEKAGVQGKWRAWVPVYNSMIFAKLGDISPWVVLIGIGLSFIPYLNFLTGIALAVVLALAAWRVGLKLQKDAVWVVLFVLLSIVWYGINAFDKSRWNPNIAPAPWAGNSFLADSTVWDGVPVQPRPVAGPGYGAPQGYGAPQQGYAPPAPQGYAPPAQPGYAPPAQPAQPGYAPPAAPSSPAAPGVPPAAPSTPPTAPPAPPAAPPAAPQVPPTEPTQPPA, from the coding sequence ATGTACAACGACTATTACGACAATGGGGCGGCTATTGCCGGCCTCTTCGTCGTCTTCTTGATCGGTCTGCTCTTCGCGCTGGCGTTCTATGTGATCTCGTCGATCTTCCTGATGAAGATCTTCGAAAAGGCGGGTGTCCAGGGCAAGTGGCGCGCGTGGGTGCCTGTCTACAACTCGATGATCTTCGCGAAGCTCGGAGACATCTCCCCGTGGGTCGTCCTGATCGGCATCGGACTCTCGTTCATCCCGTATCTCAACTTCCTGACCGGCATCGCTCTGGCCGTGGTTCTCGCTCTCGCCGCGTGGCGGGTCGGGCTCAAGCTCCAGAAGGACGCTGTCTGGGTCGTGCTGTTCGTCCTGCTCTCGATCGTCTGGTACGGCATCAACGCCTTCGACAAGTCGCGCTGGAACCCGAACATCGCTCCTGCTCCGTGGGCAGGGAACAGCTTCCTCGCTGACTCCACTGTCTGGGACGGCGTTCCCGTGCAGCCGCGCCCGGTGGCCGGCCCCGGCTACGGCGCTCCTCAGGGATACGGTGCCCCTCAGCAGGGCTACGCCCCTCCCGCGCCTCAGGGATACGCTCCGCCCGCTCAGCCCGGCTACGCGCCTCCGGCTCAGCCTGCCCAGCCGGGCTACGCTCCGCCCGCAGCGCCGTCGTCCCCGGCCGCTCCCGGCGTTCCGCCGGCTGCTCCGTCCACTCCTCCGACGGCACCGCCCGCTCCGCCCGCAGCGCCTCCGGCAGCTCCGCAGGTTCCGCCCACGGAGCCCACGCAGCCTCCGGCCTGA
- a CDS encoding F0F1 ATP synthase subunit gamma: MGAQLRVYKQKISSAQTTKKITKAMELIAASRIQKAMARVKASSPFARAVTRAVSAVATHSNVDHPLTREPETIRRSAVVIFSSDRGLAGAFNSQILREGLEVAELLRGQGKEPVFYLVGRKAVGYFQFRRIAAAAEWTGDTDTPSFHTAEEISAKLLEDFGRGADDGGVDEIHLVYNRFVSMMTQSPESVRLLPLEITEADDSEAGNAVYPLYEFEPDAETVLDAILPVYIQSRVFNALLQSSAAKQAATQKAMKSASDNADKLITDYTRLRNNARQAEITQQIAEIVGGADALSSSK, from the coding sequence ATGGGCGCTCAACTCAGGGTCTACAAGCAGAAGATCAGCTCTGCTCAGACGACCAAGAAGATCACGAAGGCGATGGAACTCATCGCGGCTTCGCGCATCCAGAAGGCCATGGCACGCGTCAAAGCGTCCAGCCCCTTCGCGCGAGCCGTGACGAGGGCCGTGTCGGCCGTCGCGACGCACTCGAACGTCGACCACCCGCTCACCCGCGAGCCCGAGACGATCCGCCGCTCCGCGGTCGTGATCTTCTCGTCGGACCGCGGTCTCGCCGGAGCCTTCAACTCGCAGATCCTCCGTGAGGGTCTCGAGGTGGCAGAGCTCCTGCGCGGGCAGGGCAAGGAGCCGGTGTTCTACCTCGTCGGACGCAAGGCCGTCGGATACTTCCAGTTCCGTCGCATCGCGGCGGCCGCGGAGTGGACCGGCGACACCGACACCCCGTCGTTCCACACCGCAGAGGAGATCTCGGCCAAGCTGCTCGAGGACTTCGGGCGCGGTGCAGACGACGGTGGCGTCGACGAGATCCACCTCGTGTACAACCGTTTCGTCAGCATGATGACGCAGTCGCCCGAGTCCGTGCGTCTGCTTCCGTTGGAGATCACGGAAGCCGATGACTCGGAGGCCGGCAACGCCGTCTACCCGCTGTACGAGTTCGAGCCGGATGCCGAGACCGTTCTCGACGCGATCCTGCCGGTGTACATCCAGAGCCGCGTCTTCAACGCGCTTCTGCAGTCGTCTGCCGCGAAGCAGGCCGCGACGCAGAAGGCGATGAAGTCGGCCAGCGACAACGCCGACAAGCTCATCACCGACTACACCCGTCTGCGCAACAACGCGCGTCAGGCGGAGATCACGCAGCAGATCGCAGAGATCGTCGGCGGCGCCGACGCGCTCTCATCGAGCAAATAG
- a CDS encoding FtsK/SpoIIIE domain-containing protein, with translation MDSLPIAIPAAPVPARRPPTPFIAALVPVAAGVVLWLVTGSLFSLCFAALGPLMTFASLIDGSRSRRKAFRAAEAESAAAWSLADAQLTRLHDDERQMRWHRHPDAAAGLAQPPLRGLEPPGADTEIVVGSGVGNSAVRASGGDGEREREFRTRCARLENVPITVPLSGGLGLRGAHPVVAAVTRALVVQLCLRFGAAQMSIVGPHLEQLGVAGFPQSRFVQRGSFRLAVARSGEPRPSADAVIWLLGRDEDVPEGITTVVDIVEPHRARVRTPQGIIEVAAECMSRDQALATGEERSGEGDELDSLPAGVALSDLCQPASQVGLAAVVGRGERDDILLDIVDDGPHAIVTGTTGSGKSELLVTWVTAMASNHGPDRVTFVLADFKGGTAFEPLRMLPQVAAVITDLDEEGARRGVSSLTAELRRRESVLAEAGARDVREIGMARLVIVVDEFAALVQDHADLGAVFTDIAARGRALGMHLILGTQRASGVIRDALAANCPLRVSLRVADAADSRAVIGTDGAADLPGGVESRGLALVRRPQDAEPMAMRVALTGAADLRAVTLRWADADVPHSPWLPMLPLMLPLAALQPEMRSGSVILGRADDPERQRQPLESLSIGSDRGIVFLGGPGSGRTSALRALAKQHDEPFWIPSDPEGAWDTVVALAADGSRGPGLVLCDDIDVRISELPLEYGQHAAQLWEQILRHGSGTTFALTATRAAGPLGRLLDALPLRGLLRMPSRVDHLAAGGDSAGFDRDRPPGRMRMGDREIQLVWVPEERLRSSGPGRGASRYRGDHGWSPRAALTALVTAGVATVAESLAAAHPGCDVVALTGEPRDLQDSTRPTMLIGEADAWQRNWPLWQRVRREGEALIRAESATELRQLAGVRELPPYARPHAGRAWSLIGDAGPRRVVIPALAPR, from the coding sequence ATGGACTCTCTGCCGATAGCGATCCCTGCCGCCCCTGTGCCCGCTCGCAGGCCACCCACGCCGTTCATCGCGGCGCTCGTGCCGGTGGCCGCCGGAGTGGTGCTCTGGCTGGTCACCGGCTCCCTGTTCTCGCTGTGTTTCGCGGCTCTCGGGCCCCTGATGACCTTCGCGTCGCTGATCGACGGGTCGCGCTCCCGGAGGAAGGCGTTCCGGGCAGCCGAGGCCGAGAGCGCGGCGGCCTGGTCGCTCGCTGACGCACAGCTGACACGGCTCCACGACGATGAGCGTCAGATGCGATGGCACCGGCATCCTGATGCGGCGGCAGGTCTTGCGCAACCGCCGTTGCGCGGCCTAGAACCACCGGGCGCCGACACCGAGATCGTCGTCGGCAGCGGGGTCGGCAACAGCGCCGTGCGCGCATCGGGAGGCGACGGGGAGCGCGAACGCGAGTTCCGGACGCGATGCGCCAGGCTCGAGAATGTGCCGATCACGGTTCCGCTCAGCGGCGGTCTGGGGCTGCGGGGTGCGCACCCCGTCGTCGCCGCTGTGACGAGAGCGCTCGTGGTGCAGCTGTGTCTGAGATTCGGTGCCGCTCAGATGTCGATCGTCGGCCCTCATCTGGAGCAGTTGGGAGTGGCAGGGTTCCCACAGTCGCGTTTCGTGCAGCGCGGTTCGTTTCGTCTCGCGGTCGCGCGAAGCGGAGAGCCTCGGCCGTCGGCTGATGCTGTGATCTGGCTCCTCGGCCGTGACGAGGATGTCCCGGAGGGGATCACGACGGTCGTCGACATCGTCGAGCCGCACCGCGCGAGAGTCCGCACGCCGCAGGGGATCATCGAGGTCGCCGCTGAGTGCATGTCCCGCGATCAGGCACTCGCCACCGGAGAAGAGCGATCGGGTGAGGGAGACGAGCTGGACTCGCTCCCGGCCGGGGTGGCGCTCAGCGATCTGTGCCAGCCCGCGTCGCAGGTCGGGTTGGCGGCGGTGGTGGGCCGAGGTGAACGCGACGACATCCTCCTCGACATCGTCGACGACGGACCGCACGCCATCGTGACCGGCACGACTGGCAGCGGCAAGAGCGAGCTGCTGGTGACGTGGGTGACGGCCATGGCGAGCAACCATGGCCCGGACCGAGTGACCTTCGTCCTGGCGGATTTCAAAGGAGGCACGGCCTTCGAACCGCTTCGGATGCTCCCGCAGGTGGCCGCGGTCATCACGGATCTCGATGAGGAGGGGGCACGCAGGGGAGTGTCCAGCCTGACCGCAGAGCTGCGCCGCCGTGAGTCCGTCCTCGCAGAGGCCGGCGCACGTGATGTGCGGGAGATCGGAATGGCGAGGCTCGTGATCGTGGTCGACGAGTTCGCTGCATTGGTTCAGGATCATGCCGATCTCGGGGCCGTGTTCACTGACATCGCGGCCAGGGGCAGAGCGCTCGGCATGCACTTGATCCTCGGAACCCAGCGCGCTTCGGGCGTGATTCGCGACGCACTGGCCGCCAACTGCCCGCTCCGAGTGAGTCTGCGCGTCGCGGACGCCGCAGACAGCCGCGCTGTCATCGGCACCGACGGTGCGGCGGATCTTCCGGGCGGGGTGGAGTCCAGGGGCCTGGCGCTGGTCCGTCGTCCTCAGGATGCCGAGCCGATGGCGATGAGAGTGGCGTTGACGGGCGCGGCCGACCTGAGAGCCGTCACCCTGAGGTGGGCCGACGCCGACGTCCCGCACAGCCCGTGGCTGCCCATGCTTCCGCTCATGCTCCCGCTGGCAGCGCTCCAGCCCGAGATGCGGAGCGGCAGTGTCATCCTGGGGCGAGCCGACGATCCGGAGCGTCAGCGCCAGCCGCTCGAGTCGCTCTCGATCGGCTCCGACCGCGGAATCGTGTTTCTCGGCGGACCGGGGTCTGGGCGCACCTCGGCGCTGCGTGCGCTGGCGAAGCAGCATGACGAACCGTTCTGGATACCGTCCGATCCGGAGGGCGCCTGGGACACCGTGGTCGCTCTGGCCGCAGACGGGTCACGCGGTCCAGGACTCGTTCTCTGCGATGACATCGACGTCAGGATCAGCGAGCTGCCGCTCGAATACGGTCAGCATGCCGCGCAGCTCTGGGAGCAGATCCTGCGGCACGGGTCCGGGACCACCTTCGCGCTCACAGCGACAAGAGCAGCCGGCCCCCTGGGGCGACTTCTCGATGCACTGCCGCTCCGCGGGCTGCTGAGGATGCCGAGCCGCGTTGATCATCTCGCCGCAGGCGGGGACTCCGCAGGTTTCGATCGAGACCGACCGCCGGGGCGGATGCGGATGGGCGATCGAGAGATCCAGCTGGTCTGGGTCCCCGAGGAGCGACTGCGATCGTCGGGACCCGGCCGCGGTGCTTCTCGTTATCGGGGCGATCACGGGTGGTCGCCGCGCGCCGCGCTCACCGCACTCGTCACCGCCGGAGTGGCCACGGTCGCCGAATCGCTGGCAGCCGCCCATCCAGGCTGCGATGTGGTGGCGCTCACGGGTGAACCTCGCGACCTGCAGGACTCGACGCGTCCGACGATGCTGATCGGTGAAGCGGATGCCTGGCAACGCAACTGGCCGCTGTGGCAGCGGGTGCGCCGAGAGGGAGAGGCCCTCATCCGGGCCGAGAGCGCCACAGAGCTGCGGCAACTCGCGGGTGTGCGTGA
- the atpA gene encoding F0F1 ATP synthase subunit alpha, which translates to MAELSISPDVIRDALKDFAAAYEPTGAAATEVGTVIDAADGIAHVEGLPGVMANELVTFADGTKGLALNLDEHQIGVVVLGEFTGVEAGQEVTRTGEVLSVPVGDGYLGRVVDPLGNPIDGLGSIATEGVRELELQAPGVMQRKSVHEPMQTGIKAIDAMIPVGRGQRQLIIGDRQTGKTAIAIDTIINQKDNWESGDVNKQVRCIYVAIGQKGSTIASVKGALEEAGALEYTTIVAAPASDPAGFKYLAPYTGSAIGQHWMYGGKHVLIIFDDLSKQAEAYRAVSLLLRRPPGREAYPGDVFYLHSRLLERCAKLSDELGAGSMTGLPIIETKANDVSAYIPTNVISITDGQIFLQSDLFNANQRPAVDVGISVSRVGGDAQVKSIKKVSGTLKLELAQYRSLEAFAMFASDLDAASRRQLSRGARLTELLKQPQYSPYPVEEQVVSIWAGTKGKLDTIEVSDVLRFERELLDYLRRNTKVLETLRDTNVLDDDTVAELEKHTDAFILEFQGGKGHAIGAPGHEEHAAAEAEDVNQEKIVKGRRA; encoded by the coding sequence ATGGCAGAACTATCGATCAGCCCCGACGTCATCCGTGACGCGCTGAAGGACTTCGCCGCAGCATACGAGCCCACTGGGGCCGCGGCGACCGAGGTCGGCACCGTCATCGACGCGGCAGACGGCATCGCGCACGTCGAGGGACTTCCCGGCGTGATGGCGAACGAGCTCGTCACCTTCGCAGACGGCACCAAGGGACTCGCGCTCAACCTCGACGAGCACCAGATCGGTGTCGTCGTGCTCGGCGAGTTCACCGGCGTCGAGGCCGGTCAGGAAGTCACCCGTACGGGTGAGGTCCTCTCCGTTCCCGTCGGCGACGGCTACCTCGGCCGCGTGGTCGACCCGCTGGGCAACCCGATCGACGGCCTCGGCTCGATCGCAACCGAGGGCGTGCGTGAGCTCGAACTCCAGGCTCCCGGCGTCATGCAGCGCAAGTCGGTGCATGAGCCGATGCAGACCGGCATCAAGGCCATCGACGCGATGATCCCCGTCGGCCGCGGTCAGCGTCAGCTGATCATCGGCGACCGCCAGACCGGCAAGACGGCCATCGCGATCGACACGATCATCAACCAGAAGGACAACTGGGAGTCGGGCGACGTCAACAAGCAGGTTCGCTGCATCTACGTCGCGATCGGCCAGAAGGGCTCGACCATCGCTTCGGTGAAGGGCGCGCTCGAAGAGGCCGGCGCCCTGGAGTACACCACGATCGTGGCCGCTCCGGCATCCGACCCCGCGGGCTTCAAGTACCTCGCCCCCTACACCGGTTCGGCCATCGGCCAGCACTGGATGTACGGCGGCAAGCACGTCCTCATCATCTTCGACGACCTGTCGAAGCAGGCTGAGGCCTACCGTGCCGTGTCGCTCCTCCTGCGCCGTCCGCCGGGCCGCGAGGCCTACCCGGGTGACGTCTTCTACCTGCACTCGCGTCTGCTCGAGCGTTGCGCCAAGCTGTCCGACGAGCTCGGCGCGGGTTCGATGACCGGTCTTCCGATCATCGAGACCAAGGCGAACGACGTCTCGGCGTACATCCCGACCAACGTGATCTCGATCACGGACGGCCAGATCTTCCTGCAGTCCGACCTCTTCAACGCCAACCAGCGTCCCGCGGTCGACGTGGGTATCTCGGTGTCGCGAGTCGGTGGCGACGCTCAGGTCAAGTCGATCAAGAAGGTCTCCGGAACGTTGAAGCTGGAGCTCGCGCAGTACCGCTCGCTCGAGGCATTCGCGATGTTCGCATCCGACCTCGACGCGGCCTCGCGTCGCCAGCTCTCCCGTGGTGCGCGTCTCACCGAGCTGCTCAAGCAGCCTCAGTACTCGCCGTACCCCGTCGAGGAGCAGGTCGTCTCGATCTGGGCCGGCACCAAGGGCAAGCTCGACACCATCGAGGTCTCCGATGTCCTGCGCTTCGAGCGCGAGCTGCTCGACTACCTCCGTCGCAACACGAAGGTGCTCGAGACGCTGCGCGACACGAACGTCCTCGACGACGACACTGTCGCCGAGCTCGAGAAGCACACTGACGCTTTCATCCTGGAGTTCCAGGGTGGCAAGGGACACGCCATCGGCGCTCCCGGCCACGAGGAGCACGCTGCAGCAGAGGCTGAGGACGTCAACCAGGAGAAGATCGTCAAGGGTCGTCGCGCGTAA
- a CDS encoding PP2C family protein-serine/threonine phosphatase, which yields MAETTTKTRSVTVAQRTLLLSWAGVTDVGRRRETNQDAFFADYPLFIVADGMGGHAGGEIASRSTVKRLDAVVAAGAVDRGSIEGALELAVADIADHPETTDEGTGTTLTGVFLEFEGDEPHWTSLNIGDSRVYLLRDERLVQITTDHSVVQELIAAGKISPEEAEGHPYSNVITRAVGASELTAPDYVTLDVRPGDRFVICSDGLTKELTDYGIQHFLRENADPAAAVDAMLAAALENGGRDNVTLVIVQIADESSSTPDESSSTPDESAE from the coding sequence GTGGCTGAGACGACGACGAAGACGCGCAGCGTCACGGTTGCGCAGCGCACGCTGCTGCTTTCCTGGGCGGGTGTGACCGACGTCGGTCGGCGCCGCGAGACGAATCAGGACGCGTTCTTCGCGGACTACCCGCTGTTCATCGTCGCCGATGGCATGGGCGGTCACGCCGGTGGTGAGATCGCGAGCCGGAGCACGGTCAAACGACTCGACGCCGTCGTCGCGGCGGGCGCGGTCGATCGCGGATCCATCGAGGGAGCGCTCGAGCTGGCCGTCGCCGACATCGCCGACCATCCTGAGACCACGGACGAAGGCACCGGCACCACTCTCACCGGAGTCTTCCTCGAGTTCGAGGGCGACGAACCGCACTGGACCTCGCTCAACATCGGCGATTCGCGCGTATACCTCCTCAGGGACGAGCGTCTGGTGCAGATCACCACTGACCACTCTGTCGTCCAGGAGCTCATCGCAGCAGGCAAGATCAGCCCCGAAGAGGCTGAAGGGCACCCGTACAGCAACGTGATCACACGAGCGGTGGGAGCGAGTGAGCTCACTGCTCCCGACTACGTCACCCTCGATGTCCGTCCTGGCGACCGGTTCGTGATCTGCTCGGATGGGCTGACGAAAGAGCTGACCGACTACGGCATCCAGCATTTCCTCCGTGAGAACGCCGATCCCGCGGCCGCTGTCGATGCAATGCTCGCAGCGGCGTTGGAGAACGGGGGGCGCGACAACGTGACGCTCGTCATCGTGCAGATCGCAGACGAGTCCTCCTCCACACCGGACGAGTCCTCCTCCACACCGGACGAGTCCGCCGAATAG
- a CDS encoding F0F1 ATP synthase subunit epsilon — translation MALHVSLVSADAEVWTGEASLVVAKTVEGEIGFMTGHEPVLAILAEGQVRITQTDGTKVLANAQDGFLSMEGDVLTIVAGNAALIA, via the coding sequence ATGGCATTGCATGTCAGCCTCGTCTCCGCGGATGCGGAGGTCTGGACGGGAGAGGCGAGCCTCGTGGTCGCCAAGACCGTCGAGGGTGAGATCGGCTTCATGACCGGCCATGAGCCGGTCCTGGCGATCCTCGCCGAAGGCCAGGTCCGCATCACTCAGACGGATGGCACCAAGGTGCTCGCCAACGCGCAGGACGGCTTCCTCTCGATGGAGGGCGACGTCCTGACGATCGTGGCAGGCAACGCGGCTCTCATCGCCTGA